One region of Bacillus zhangzhouensis genomic DNA includes:
- the ftsW gene encoding putative lipid II flippase FtsW, whose translation MLKRMLKSYDYSLLFAIILISAFGLVMVYSSSMITSVIRYDAAPDNFFKKQLLFMIIGAAILIFTALVPYQLFSNKKFQIGMLLLAVFSLIYVYFGGHIAGNARSWIKLGPFSLQPAEFVKIVVIIYLAAVYAKKQHYIDHILRGVTPPIVIVSILCGFIILQPDYGTAFIIGMIALAMILCSGFSGKTLAKLLALFSAVMVVVTPFIILFWDKIFTQNRLGRFESFQDPFKDAGATGHQLINSYYAIGSGGFFGLGLGESVQKYGYLPEPHTDFIMAIISEELGFFGVFFVLALLGFIVVKGFYIARKCEDPFGSLLAIGISSMIAIQTCINLGGVSGLIPITGVTLPFISYGGSSIILLSICMGMLLNISMFNEYKERYKKKKSMSKRSVEKNGLQKTLNL comes from the coding sequence ATGTTAAAGAGAATGCTAAAATCGTATGACTACTCATTATTGTTCGCCATTATTTTAATCAGCGCATTCGGTTTGGTTATGGTGTATAGCTCAAGTATGATTACATCTGTTATCAGATACGATGCCGCGCCAGATAACTTTTTTAAGAAACAGCTCTTATTTATGATTATTGGAGCAGCCATCTTGATCTTTACAGCATTAGTTCCATATCAGCTGTTTTCAAATAAGAAATTCCAGATTGGTATGCTGCTGCTTGCAGTTTTTTCCCTCATCTATGTGTACTTTGGCGGTCATATTGCAGGGAACGCAAGAAGCTGGATCAAATTAGGCCCTTTTAGTCTTCAGCCAGCTGAATTTGTGAAGATTGTGGTCATTATCTATCTTGCTGCGGTGTATGCCAAAAAGCAGCATTATATTGATCATATTTTAAGAGGTGTTACGCCTCCGATCGTGATTGTCTCTATTCTGTGCGGATTTATCATTTTGCAGCCAGACTATGGGACAGCCTTTATCATTGGCATGATTGCTCTTGCGATGATTTTATGCTCAGGTTTTAGCGGCAAAACGCTTGCGAAGCTGCTGGCGTTATTTAGTGCAGTGATGGTCGTCGTGACGCCATTTATTATTCTTTTTTGGGATAAAATATTCACGCAAAATCGTCTTGGACGTTTTGAGAGTTTCCAAGATCCATTTAAAGATGCGGGGGCTACTGGGCATCAATTGATTAATTCATATTATGCAATTGGATCAGGCGGCTTTTTTGGACTTGGTCTAGGAGAAAGCGTTCAAAAGTATGGGTATCTTCCAGAACCGCACACAGACTTTATCATGGCAATTATCTCAGAAGAGCTTGGCTTTTTCGGCGTGTTTTTTGTTCTCGCTCTTCTTGGTTTCATCGTCGTGAAAGGTTTCTATATTGCGAGAAAGTGTGAAGATCCGTTTGGAAGTTTGCTAGCAATAGGAATTTCCTCCATGATTGCAATCCAAACTTGTATCAATTTAGGCGGTGTTTCAGGTCTTATTCCAATTACTGGGGTGACACTTCCGTTTATCAGTTACGGGGGATCGTCCATCATTTTACTTAGCATCTGTATGGGGATGTTGCTGAATATCAGTATGTTCAATGAATATAAAGAGCGTTACAAAAAGAAAAAATCAATGAGCAAACGATCAGTTGAAAAAAATGGATTGCAGAAAACTTTGAATCTTTAA
- the pyc gene encoding pyruvate carboxylase, with the protein MSQRTIQKVLVANRGEIAIRVFRACTELNLRTVAIYSKEDSGSYHRYKADEAYLVGEGKKPIDAYLDIEGIIEIAKRNDVDAIHPGYGFLSENIHFARRCEEEGIQFIGPTSRHLDMFGDKVKARDEAKKAGIPVIPGSDGPVDSVEEVEKFGEEYGYPFIIKASLGGGGRGMRIVRSKEELKEAYDRAKSEAKAAFGNDEVYVEKLIENPKHIEVQVIGDNHGNIIHLYERDCSVQRRHQKVIEVAPSVSLTDQLREEICEAAVQLAHNISYINAGTVEFLVANGEFYFIEVNPRVQVEHTITEMITGVDIVQTQILVAKGHNLHSKEVGIPKQEDIFTHGFAIQSRVTTEDPLNDFMPDTGKIMAYRSGGGFGVRLDTGNSFQGAVITPYYDSLLVKLSTWALTFDQAAAKMVRNLQEFRIRGIKTNIPFLENVAKHEKFLKGEYDTSFIDSTPELFNFPKQKDRGTKMLTYIGNVTINGFPGIAEKKKPHFDKPNVPKLPLHQEIPSGTKQLLDTHGPEGLANWVKEQNNVLLTDTTFRDAHQSLLATRFRTHDLKKAAQPTAGLWPELFSMEMWGGATFDVAYRFLKEDPWKRLKELRQEVPNTLFQMLLRSSNAVGYTNYPDNVIKAFVKESAEAGIDVFRIFDSLNWVKGMTLAIDSVRESGKVAEAAICYTGDILDPSRPKYDLQYYVSLAKELESAGAHILGIKDMAGLLKPQAAYVLVSALKDELTIPIHLHTHDTSGNGLFTYARAIDAGVDIVDVAVSSMAGLTSQPSASSLYYALDGHERKPDMNVQSVERLSQYWDSVRKYYHEFESGMNSPHTEIYEHEMPGGQYSNLQQQAKGVGLGERWNEVKEMYRRVNDMFGDIVKVTPSSKVVGDMALYMVQNDLTEEDVYEKGATLDFPDSVVELFKGYLGQPHGGFPEKLQKLILKGEEPLTVRPGEKLKPVDFADIKKQFKESHDLTLTEQDAIAYALYPKVFSEFVQTAESYGDISVLDTPTFFYGMRLGEEIEVEIEKGKTLIVKLVSIGEPNPNATRVLYFELNGQPREVVIKDESIKSSVQEKMKADRSNPNHIAASMPGTVIKVLVEKGQKISQGEHLMINEAMKMETTVQAPFSAVVDEIHVTNGEPIQTGDLLMVLKPE; encoded by the coding sequence ATGTCACAGAGAACAATTCAAAAGGTTCTAGTTGCAAACAGAGGGGAAATTGCTATCAGAGTCTTCAGAGCCTGTACGGAGCTTAATTTACGTACAGTGGCCATTTATTCCAAAGAAGACTCTGGCTCTTATCATCGCTATAAAGCAGATGAAGCATATCTAGTTGGAGAAGGAAAAAAACCGATTGATGCCTACCTTGATATCGAGGGGATCATCGAAATTGCAAAACGAAATGACGTGGATGCGATTCATCCAGGCTACGGATTTTTATCCGAAAACATTCATTTTGCAAGACGATGCGAAGAGGAAGGCATTCAATTTATCGGTCCAACTTCCCGGCATTTAGATATGTTTGGAGATAAAGTAAAGGCGAGAGATGAAGCGAAAAAAGCTGGTATTCCAGTCATTCCAGGAAGTGACGGACCAGTTGATTCGGTCGAAGAAGTCGAAAAATTCGGTGAAGAATACGGTTACCCGTTTATTATTAAAGCTTCACTGGGCGGCGGCGGCCGGGGTATGCGGATTGTCAGATCGAAAGAAGAGCTGAAGGAAGCCTATGACCGTGCAAAGTCAGAGGCAAAGGCTGCTTTTGGAAATGACGAAGTATACGTTGAAAAGCTGATTGAGAATCCAAAACATATTGAAGTGCAGGTGATTGGCGACAATCACGGCAATATCATTCATTTATATGAGCGTGACTGCTCTGTTCAAAGGCGGCATCAAAAGGTAATTGAAGTGGCGCCAAGTGTGTCTCTAACAGATCAATTGCGTGAAGAAATTTGCGAAGCGGCTGTTCAGCTGGCCCACAATATATCGTACATTAATGCTGGGACTGTAGAATTCCTTGTTGCAAATGGAGAGTTTTACTTTATTGAAGTCAATCCAAGGGTGCAGGTAGAACACACGATCACAGAAATGATCACAGGTGTCGATATCGTTCAAACCCAAATTCTTGTTGCAAAGGGGCATAATCTTCACAGCAAGGAAGTTGGTATTCCAAAGCAAGAAGATATCTTTACACATGGCTTTGCCATTCAATCAAGGGTCACAACAGAAGACCCTTTAAATGACTTTATGCCAGACACAGGAAAAATTATGGCCTACCGCTCAGGGGGGGGATTTGGTGTACGTCTTGATACAGGGAACAGTTTCCAAGGTGCGGTCATTACACCTTATTACGATTCACTATTGGTCAAGCTGTCCACATGGGCGCTCACATTTGATCAAGCGGCTGCTAAAATGGTCCGAAATTTGCAAGAATTCAGGATTCGCGGGATTAAAACAAACATCCCATTTCTTGAAAACGTGGCCAAGCATGAGAAGTTCCTAAAAGGAGAATACGATACGTCGTTTATCGACTCAACGCCAGAACTATTTAATTTCCCTAAGCAAAAAGACCGCGGAACGAAGATGCTGACTTATATTGGTAACGTTACCATTAATGGGTTCCCTGGTATTGCGGAGAAAAAGAAGCCTCATTTTGACAAGCCGAATGTACCGAAGCTACCTCTCCATCAAGAGATCCCGTCTGGAACAAAACAATTGTTAGATACACATGGACCTGAGGGGCTTGCCAACTGGGTGAAAGAACAAAATAACGTCCTTTTAACTGATACAACTTTTAGAGATGCGCATCAGTCTCTGCTTGCGACACGCTTCAGAACACATGATTTAAAGAAAGCTGCCCAGCCAACAGCAGGATTATGGCCAGAGCTGTTTAGTATGGAAATGTGGGGCGGTGCTACATTTGATGTTGCGTACCGTTTCTTAAAAGAAGATCCTTGGAAACGATTGAAAGAGCTTCGTCAAGAAGTGCCAAACACGCTGTTCCAAATGCTATTAAGATCATCAAACGCCGTTGGATATACAAACTATCCGGATAATGTGATCAAAGCATTTGTAAAAGAATCAGCCGAGGCAGGCATTGACGTGTTCCGTATTTTCGATAGCTTAAACTGGGTCAAAGGCATGACGCTTGCGATTGATTCTGTTCGGGAATCAGGCAAAGTGGCAGAGGCGGCCATTTGTTATACGGGAGATATTCTTGATCCATCTCGTCCAAAATATGATCTTCAATACTATGTATCTCTTGCGAAGGAGCTTGAATCTGCCGGCGCACATATTTTAGGTATTAAAGATATGGCGGGGTTATTAAAACCGCAGGCAGCCTATGTGCTAGTCTCTGCTTTAAAAGACGAGCTTACGATCCCTATCCATCTTCATACGCATGACACGAGTGGAAATGGACTGTTCACCTATGCAAGAGCGATTGATGCAGGCGTTGATATTGTGGATGTTGCCGTCAGCTCTATGGCAGGGCTCACATCGCAGCCAAGTGCAAGCTCGCTTTACTATGCTTTAGATGGGCATGAAAGAAAGCCAGACATGAACGTCCAATCTGTCGAACGTCTTTCTCAATACTGGGATTCCGTCAGAAAATACTATCATGAATTCGAAAGCGGTATGAATTCGCCTCACACAGAAATTTATGAGCATGAAATGCCTGGCGGTCAGTATAGTAACTTGCAGCAGCAGGCGAAAGGTGTCGGTCTTGGGGAGCGCTGGAATGAAGTAAAGGAAATGTACAGACGTGTGAATGACATGTTTGGTGATATTGTAAAGGTGACCCCATCCTCTAAAGTAGTTGGAGATATGGCACTTTATATGGTGCAAAATGATCTAACAGAAGAAGATGTCTATGAAAAAGGAGCAACACTAGATTTCCCGGATTCTGTTGTGGAATTATTTAAAGGCTATTTAGGCCAGCCGCATGGCGGATTCCCAGAAAAACTGCAAAAGCTGATTTTAAAAGGGGAAGAGCCTCTGACTGTCAGACCTGGTGAGAAGCTGAAGCCAGTGGACTTTGCAGACATTAAGAAACAGTTCAAAGAATCTCATGATCTGACATTAACAGAGCAAGACGCGATTGCGTATGCCTTATATCCGAAAGTCTTTTCTGAATTTGTTCAAACAGCGGAAAGCTATGGTGACATCTCTGTTCTTGACACACCAACTTTCTTCTACGGGATGAGGCTTGGAGAAGAGATTGAGGTAGAAATCGAAAAAGGAAAAACCCTCATTGTCAAGCTCGTATCAATTGGAGAACCGAATCCAAATGCCACAAGAGTTCTTTACTTTGAGTTAAATGGCCAGCCGCGTGAAGTGGTGATTAAGGATGAAAGCATCAAATCCTCCGTTCAAGAAAAAATGAAGGCGGACCGCTCGAATCCCAATCACATCGCCGCATCGATGCCGGGCACTGTCATCAAAGTACTCGTGGAAAAAGGACAGAAAATCTCACAAGGTGAGCATTTGATGATCAATGAAGCCATGAAAATGGAAACGACTGTACAAGCACCATTTTCTGCGGTCGTAGATGAAATACATGTGACAAATGGAGAACCGATTCAAACCGGTGATCTGCTAATGGTATTAAAGCCTGAATAA
- a CDS encoding heme A synthase: MKFTLRLLSVITTFVMLIVLIGGALVTKTGSGLGCGRQWPLCHGRFFPEMNPASIIEWSHRMSTGVSTILVLALAVLCWKKISPVFRETKFLVIMSIIFLMLQALLGALAVVFGSNALVMALHFGISLISFASVLLLALLVFEATRSETKLVKPLHIGKKMQFHIYGLITYTYIVVYTGAYVRHTKSSLACSVFPFCSKDGALPAYFNQWVQMSHRAAALLLFVWIFVAMFHAMKHYKEQKQLYYGWIISAILITLQAVSGVMSVYSQLALGYALAHSFFISCLFGVLCYFCLLIARFKYENKEPFR; encoded by the coding sequence ATGAAATTTACTTTAAGGCTATTGAGCGTGATCACAACGTTTGTGATGCTAATCGTATTGATTGGCGGTGCGCTTGTTACGAAAACCGGTTCGGGTCTTGGCTGCGGTAGACAGTGGCCCCTTTGCCACGGTCGTTTCTTTCCTGAAATGAACCCCGCTTCCATCATTGAATGGAGTCACCGCATGTCAACAGGGGTTTCCACCATTCTTGTTCTGGCACTGGCGGTCTTATGCTGGAAAAAAATTAGTCCAGTATTCCGTGAAACCAAATTTTTGGTCATCATGTCCATTATATTCTTAATGCTTCAAGCGCTGTTAGGAGCTCTTGCCGTCGTATTTGGCTCTAACGCACTTGTGATGGCACTGCACTTCGGTATTTCACTCATTTCCTTTGCTTCAGTATTACTGCTTGCACTTCTTGTCTTTGAAGCAACCAGATCTGAAACAAAGCTTGTGAAGCCGCTTCATATCGGCAAAAAAATGCAGTTCCATATTTATGGATTGATCACGTATACGTATATCGTGGTGTATACGGGTGCTTATGTGAGACATACAAAGTCAAGCCTTGCTTGTTCTGTCTTCCCGTTTTGTTCAAAAGACGGTGCACTTCCAGCGTATTTTAATCAGTGGGTTCAAATGTCTCACCGAGCAGCAGCACTTCTTTTATTCGTCTGGATATTTGTCGCTATGTTCCATGCGATGAAACATTATAAAGAACAGAAGCAGCTGTATTACGGATGGATCATTTCAGCCATTTTGATTACACTTCAAGCCGTTTCAGGTGTGATGTCTGTTTATTCTCAGCTTGCACTTGGTTACGCGCTGGCTCATTCATTCTTTATTTCTTGTTTGTTTGGGGTACTATGCTACTTCTGCTTACTCATTGCCCGGTTTAAATATGAAAACAAAGAGCCATTTAGATAA
- the cyoE gene encoding heme o synthase codes for MANSKTAAEAAIHGQIEETTAWKDFLALIKMGIVNSNFITTFTGMWLAFYFTGMSFLGNLDIVLLTMIGSSLIIAGSCAINNAFDRDIDILMERTKTRPTVTGKIQPGQAYAFGILLVVLGLIMLLMTTITSAVIGFIGVFTYAVLYTMWSKRHYTINTVIGSISGAVPPLIGWTAVTGTIDTTAWVLFMIMFIWQIPHFLSLAIKKTEDYRKAGIPMLPVVYGFEVTKRQIIIWTACLLPLPFFLGGLGWPIVALGTLLNIGWLVIGLMGFKMKDIMKWSTLMFVYSLNYLTIFFVAMIIITLF; via the coding sequence TTGGCAAATTCCAAAACAGCCGCGGAAGCAGCTATTCATGGACAAATAGAAGAAACAACAGCATGGAAAGATTTTCTTGCTCTGATTAAAATGGGCATCGTCAATTCCAATTTCATCACGACATTTACTGGAATGTGGCTTGCTTTTTATTTTACAGGTATGAGTTTTCTTGGAAATCTTGATATTGTGCTGCTAACAATGATTGGTTCTTCTCTTATTATTGCCGGTTCATGCGCGATTAATAATGCGTTTGACCGTGATATTGATATATTAATGGAAAGAACAAAAACAAGACCGACGGTTACAGGTAAAATTCAACCGGGGCAAGCGTATGCATTTGGTATTTTGCTTGTTGTATTAGGACTCATTATGCTTTTGATGACAACCATTACATCAGCAGTGATTGGCTTTATTGGAGTCTTTACTTATGCGGTTCTTTACACCATGTGGTCTAAACGCCATTACACCATCAATACAGTCATTGGAAGTATATCTGGCGCGGTTCCGCCATTAATCGGCTGGACAGCTGTCACAGGTACAATCGACACAACGGCTTGGGTTTTGTTTATGATTATGTTCATCTGGCAAATCCCGCACTTCCTGTCACTTGCGATTAAGAAAACGGAAGATTACCGTAAGGCGGGCATTCCAATGCTGCCAGTTGTTTACGGCTTTGAAGTCACAAAACGCCAGATCATCATTTGGACAGCATGTCTTCTTCCACTTCCATTTTTCTTAGGTGGACTAGGATGGCCGATTGTCGCACTTGGTACATTGCTTAATATTGGATGGCTTGTTATTGGCCTGATGGGCTTTAAAATGAAAGACATCATGAAGTGGTCAACGCTCATGTTCGTTTATTCATTAAACTACTTAACCATCTTTTTCGTGGCAATGATTATTATTACACTATTCTAG
- the coxB gene encoding cytochrome c oxidase subunit II: MIRKWRVYSLFLLLLLVLAGCGEPYLSTLKPVGEVADKQFFLTVLSTLIMVLVVIVVSIIFFYVIIKFKRSKVGEDTIPKQVEGNRNLEITWTAIPILLLIILIVPVVAYTLELGDTSAMDKKKRDPEKTLVVNVRASLYWWEFEYPDYGIVTSQELIVPTDQKVYFKLKASDVKHSFWIPSAGGKIDTNTENENKFYLVFDSKRTKEAGEYFYGKCAELCGPSHALMDFKVKTLSQDEFLGWTKKMADYKKPESTKDLALEGEKLFKEKNCLSCHAVEPGDKRPEAARTAPNLATFGERTKVAGIKDMNKENVKAWLKDPESFKPGNKMTGTYPTINDSEADALYEYLKGLKIE; the protein is encoded by the coding sequence ATGATAAGAAAATGGCGTGTTTATTCACTGTTTCTCTTACTGCTGCTCGTTTTGGCGGGCTGTGGTGAACCATACTTATCAACACTCAAGCCAGTTGGGGAAGTTGCAGATAAACAGTTTTTCCTAACGGTACTGAGTACACTCATTATGGTTCTTGTCGTCATTGTTGTATCAATCATTTTCTTTTACGTCATCATTAAATTCAAACGTTCTAAAGTGGGAGAAGATACGATTCCAAAGCAGGTGGAAGGGAACCGCAACCTGGAAATCACTTGGACAGCGATTCCGATTCTTCTACTCATTATTCTCATTGTACCTGTTGTGGCATATACGCTTGAACTAGGGGATACAAGCGCTATGGATAAGAAAAAACGAGATCCTGAAAAGACACTTGTTGTCAATGTAAGAGCCAGCTTATATTGGTGGGAATTTGAATACCCGGATTATGGAATTGTTACAAGTCAGGAATTGATCGTACCAACAGATCAAAAGGTATACTTTAAGCTGAAAGCATCCGATGTCAAACACTCATTCTGGATTCCATCGGCTGGCGGTAAAATTGATACAAACACAGAGAATGAGAACAAATTTTATTTAGTCTTTGACTCGAAACGAACGAAAGAGGCAGGGGAATATTTCTACGGAAAATGTGCAGAGCTGTGCGGGCCGTCACATGCTTTAATGGACTTTAAAGTTAAAACGCTTTCTCAAGATGAATTTTTAGGATGGACGAAAAAAATGGCTGATTACAAGAAGCCTGAATCCACAAAAGATCTCGCTTTAGAGGGTGAAAAGCTATTTAAAGAGAAAAACTGCTTAAGCTGTCACGCAGTAGAGCCCGGTGACAAACGCCCGGAAGCAGCAAGGACAGCACCAAACCTTGCGACCTTCGGAGAGCGGACGAAAGTAGCTGGAATCAAAGACATGAACAAAGAAAATGTGAAAGCATGGCTGAAAGATCCAGAAAGCTTTAAACCAGGCAATAAGATGACAGGAACGTACCCTACAATAAATGACTCAGAAGCAGATGCACTTTACGAGTATTTAAAAGGTCTTAAAATCGAGTAA
- the ctaD gene encoding cytochrome c oxidase subunit I: MVSTIAKKRGFGAVLWDYLTTVDHKKIAILYLVAGGFFFLVGGLEAMFIRIQLAIPENDFVSAGVYNEIMTMHGTTMIFLAAMPLLFALMNAVVPIQIGARDVAFPFVNSLGFWLFFFGGIFLNLGWFMGGSPDAGWTAYASLTLNSEGHGMDFYILGLQIAGIGTLIAGINFLATIINMRAPGMTYMRMPLFTWTTFVASALILFAFPPLTAGLAMLMLDRMFDTSFFNPELGGNTIIWEHLFWIFGHPEVYILILPAFGIFSEIIPVFARKRLFGYSSMVFATVLIGFLGFMVWAHHMFTTGLGPIANAIFAVATMAIAVPTGIKVFNWLLTIWGGNVKFTTPMLYSVAFIPSFLLGGVTGVMLAAAAADYQFHDTYFVVAHFHYVIIGGVVFGILAGVHYWWPKMFGKILNEKLGKIGFVLFFIGFHLTFFIQHFLGLWGMPRRVFTFLPGQGLELGNLISTIGALFMFVAVVIMLINIIWTTAKGERVSSDPWGDGRTLEWAVSSPPPEYNFKQLPLVRGLDPLWIEKMDGKKGMTASEPLDDIHMPNNSILPVIISFGLFVSAFGFMYRQEHSWGLPVIFIGLGMTFATMLVRSLKDDHGYHIHKEDLTADDDKGVKA, from the coding sequence ATGGTGAGTACAATAGCTAAAAAGCGGGGGTTTGGCGCTGTCTTATGGGATTACTTGACAACGGTTGACCACAAAAAAATTGCCATATTATATTTAGTGGCAGGGGGATTTTTCTTTTTGGTTGGCGGCCTAGAAGCGATGTTTATCCGTATTCAGCTAGCCATCCCTGAAAATGATTTTGTCAGTGCAGGGGTTTACAATGAAATCATGACGATGCATGGAACGACAATGATATTCCTTGCAGCTATGCCGCTGTTATTTGCATTAATGAATGCGGTTGTGCCAATTCAAATTGGTGCACGTGACGTAGCATTTCCTTTTGTGAATTCACTTGGTTTTTGGTTATTCTTTTTCGGAGGAATTTTCTTAAACCTTGGATGGTTTATGGGCGGTTCACCTGATGCAGGCTGGACTGCATACGCTTCGCTCACGCTGAATTCAGAAGGGCATGGAATGGATTTCTATATTTTGGGTTTGCAGATCGCGGGTATTGGTACGCTGATTGCAGGAATCAACTTTCTTGCAACGATTATTAATATGAGAGCGCCTGGTATGACGTATATGAGAATGCCGCTCTTTACTTGGACGACATTTGTCGCCTCCGCACTTATTTTATTCGCATTCCCGCCGCTGACAGCAGGGCTTGCGATGCTGATGCTTGATAGAATGTTTGACACGAGCTTTTTCAATCCAGAGCTTGGAGGAAATACAATCATCTGGGAGCATTTGTTCTGGATTTTCGGACACCCGGAAGTATATATCTTGATCCTGCCGGCATTCGGAATCTTTTCAGAAATCATTCCAGTGTTTGCTAGAAAAAGATTGTTTGGCTACTCGTCTATGGTGTTCGCGACTGTATTGATTGGTTTCCTTGGATTCATGGTGTGGGCGCATCACATGTTCACAACGGGGCTTGGACCTATCGCCAATGCGATCTTTGCCGTAGCGACCATGGCAATTGCGGTGCCAACAGGAATTAAAGTATTCAACTGGCTGCTCACGATTTGGGGCGGTAATGTGAAGTTTACAACGCCGATGCTTTATTCTGTTGCCTTTATTCCGTCATTCTTACTTGGCGGGGTAACCGGGGTCATGCTTGCGGCAGCTGCAGCGGATTATCAGTTCCATGATACGTATTTTGTTGTGGCGCATTTCCATTACGTCATTATTGGCGGGGTCGTATTCGGTATTCTAGCAGGTGTGCATTACTGGTGGCCGAAGATGTTTGGAAAAATACTGAATGAAAAACTTGGGAAAATTGGCTTTGTGCTGTTTTTCATCGGTTTCCATTTAACTTTCTTTATCCAGCATTTTCTCGGTCTATGGGGCATGCCGCGCCGGGTCTTTACGTTCCTGCCAGGTCAGGGTCTCGAGTTAGGGAACTTGATCAGTACGATTGGGGCACTGTTTATGTTTGTAGCTGTTGTGATCATGCTGATTAACATCATCTGGACAACAGCAAAAGGGGAGCGCGTATCGAGCGATCCTTGGGGAGATGGAAGAACACTTGAGTGGGCAGTGTCTTCACCTCCGCCAGAATACAACTTTAAACAGCTTCCGCTTGTCAGAGGGCTAGATCCATTATGGATTGAAAAAATGGATGGCAAAAAAGGAATGACAGCATCTGAACCGCTCGATGATATTCACATGCCGAATAACTCCATCTTGCCTGTCATTATCTCATTCGGTCTCTTTGTGTCAGCGTTTGGTTTCATGTATCGTCAAGAGCACAGCTGGGGGCTTCCGGTCATCTTCATTGGTCTTGGCATGACGTTTGCGACCATGCTGGTCAGATCTCTTAAAGATGATCATGGATACCATATTCACAAAGAAGATTTGACCGCCGACGATGATAAAGGGGTGAAAGCATAA
- the ctaE gene encoding cytochrome c oxidase subunit III, with amino-acid sequence MMEPQKMTADTFPASPEKATLEGKNKFVGFWLFLGGETVLFASLFATYLALKNSNAGGAKTTDMFDLTLVFIATMLLLTSSLTSVYAMYHMKNFAFKKMQLWLGITVLLGAGFLGVEIYEFYHYVHAYEFTITSSALGSSFYTLVGTHGAHVAFGLCWITALMIRNMRRGLDLYNAPKYYVASLYWHFIDVVWVFIFTVVYLMGMVG; translated from the coding sequence ATAATGGAACCACAAAAAATGACAGCGGATACCTTTCCAGCTTCTCCCGAGAAGGCCACGTTAGAAGGGAAGAATAAGTTTGTCGGGTTCTGGCTGTTTCTTGGAGGAGAAACCGTTCTGTTTGCATCGCTTTTTGCCACTTATTTGGCGCTGAAAAACTCAAATGCAGGCGGAGCAAAAACAACTGATATGTTTGACCTCACACTTGTCTTTATTGCCACAATGCTTCTATTAACGAGCAGTTTAACGAGTGTGTATGCCATGTACCATATGAAAAACTTTGCCTTTAAAAAGATGCAACTTTGGCTTGGTATTACGGTCCTTTTAGGTGCGGGATTTTTAGGGGTTGAGATTTATGAGTTTTATCACTATGTGCATGCATATGAATTTACGATTACCAGCTCTGCTCTTGGTTCTTCCTTCTATACACTTGTAGGAACTCACGGAGCTCACGTCGCCTTCGGCCTTTGCTGGATTACCGCTCTTATGATTCGAAATATGAGACGCGGACTCGATTTATACAATGCGCCGAAATATTATGTGGCAAGTCTTTATTGGCACTTCATTGATGTTGTGTGGGTCTTCATCTTTACCGTTGTATATTTAATGGGAATGGTGGGATAA
- the ctaF gene encoding cytochrome c oxidase subunit IVB produces MGNKNTNQSKVDLVYRKKKNAEEMKHQLISFGLMIGLTFVAFLTIASEDVGNWFAVPFILLLAGIQVAFQLYYFMHMNQKGHETPALFLYSGVFVAFITVLAFLTIIWW; encoded by the coding sequence ATGGGAAATAAAAACACAAATCAGTCCAAAGTCGACCTTGTCTATCGTAAAAAGAAAAATGCCGAAGAAATGAAGCATCAGCTCATTTCTTTCGGCTTGATGATTGGATTAACATTTGTTGCGTTTTTAACGATCGCCTCAGAAGACGTTGGGAATTGGTTCGCAGTCCCATTTATTTTACTGCTTGCAGGCATTCAGGTGGCTTTTCAGCTTTATTATTTTATGCACATGAACCAAAAAGGGCATGAAACACCCGCCTTGTTCCTATACTCAGGTGTGTTTGTTGCGTTTATTACCGTATTAGCCTTTTTGACCATTATATGGTGGTAA